From a region of the Andrena cerasifolii isolate SP2316 chromosome 13, iyAndCera1_principal, whole genome shotgun sequence genome:
- the LOC143375803 gene encoding uncharacterized protein LOC143375803 isoform X5, whose protein sequence is MAILMKIQGNEIVYFEVIAPKLKGRPRRKRKKRSASPGESSNESEASVASTSKSVPAISNTVVSNVGRPPSSVVRRSERHTSAEEKKFLTDVQNFMNSRGTPVGKMPLLGYRQIDLFLFYTKVQMLGGYDSVSAGRLWKTIYDDIGGNTGSTSAATITRRHYERLLLPYERYQRGEEAKVRLTPGRRTKTSSVSEEIEDVKQDTNDPYTSETPPPVDTGLTATSPPLQPILSTAPFLTGEKPKSETGKTSSLRSVRVKPERLKSLNTMIANSTPSPSQQASQLPSPPPSSNTSISTPSSTPSTTPTNGTGSQSVLERQLNSPLISQQVPPSCSPPVLPVTTVATNASTVVTLTPPPEKDMKEIKLDPKQTTLLAQGKENIPLFGEKSIFAEKAIAPPRSPEVIDLESESDTSRDKIIIPSFKKRKLEILREGGLEVTAVDLDTRPSVIQSNPPAPATMKSEENPPISYPLPVTPNSIPKLISVTVTPDIGHMLSSPQEHQHPHHQARLQVPNKQPPVHHNNNNNTTMMNNNMVNSRVINLGTSNNAALLQLYANANVPPYAPSTIPQGNHRFVPPTVPNGRIFPPRVTQSRSIFAHNEKTVYGDPKDILIPPKYRPSLHRLQQPQQHISNNNDVVAHGGVLDLTQKSPDKPVFPRPSLEIVKVPVVPRPNPLNLEMRNSSAAKEKPTDCSKRSTFPGYQNVLDSRTMASNNLEITIVNPAKQRNNHSGAPSPVRVPSPPNRSSTMPTQRRQHANGKYTTTRSDPVSPYTPRKPTSHPVIPNVPNLNHLNSGNSYHRMASMQQQQQMSIDRRKNVEASCKEQQQQHHHHHNHNHHHHHHQQRRISEGDKSLMTQQQHQQQDSRQTEAGRRHSVPSIPSGFVPAVPQSNPAYLPQLPTNTPGKFLPILDPMYYSAFYNGLFPPPIPPTATTSFLSPEFSAYYKELLASSQPRLGMAGQHQPAAPTSK, encoded by the exons ATGGCCATCCTGATGAAAATTCAGGGAAATGAGATAGTGTACTTTGAAGTGATCG CGCCAAAATTAAAGGGACGACCGAGGAGGAAGCGCAAAAAGCGCAGCGCGTCGCCTGGGGAATCGAGCAACGAGAGCGAGGCTTCGGTCGCGTCCACGTCGAAGAGTGTACCTGCGATTTCGAACACGGTGGTGTCGAACGTCGGCAGGCCACCCTCGTCGGTGGTGCGACGCAGCGAGCGGCACACCAGCGCGGAGGAAAAGAAGTTCCTCACGGACGTGCAGAATTTCATGAACTCGCGGGGTACGCCTGTCGGAAAGATGCCACTGCTGGGCTACAGGCAGA TTGATCTCTTCCTGTTTTATACGAAAGTGCAAATGCTGGGTGGTTACGACTCGGTCAGCGCTGGTCGCCTTTGGAAGACCATTTACGACGACATCGGGGGTAATACAGGGTCTACCAGTGCTGCGACCATCACTCGTCGACATTACGAAAG GTTGCTATTGCCCTACGAGAGGTATCAGAGGGGCGAAGAAGCGAAAGTGAGACTGACACCTGGTAGACGTACTAAGACTAGTAGTGTATCCGAGGAGATTGAAGACGTTAAGCAAGATACCAATGATCCGTACACATCGGAAACACCTCCACCTGTAGACACAGGTCTTACCGCCACCAGCCCTCCCCTTCAACCAATTCTATCGACAGCA CCGTTCCTCACGGGAGAGAAACCGAAATCGGAGACCGGCAAAACGTCGTCGCTGCGTAGCGTGCGAGTGAAGCCGGAACGATTGAAGTCCTTAAACACTATGATTGCCAATAGTACGCCATCACCCAGCCAGCAAGCCAGCCAACTGCCAAGTCCGCCACCTTCCTCTAACACGTCGATTTCGACGCCGAGTAGTACACCCTCCACGACACCCACGAACGGTACCGGAAGTCAGAGCGTCCTAGAGAGGCAGCTAAATAGTCCTCTAATATCGCAGCAAGTGCCACCGTCGTGTTCGCCGCCGGTCCTGCCGGTCACCACAGTAGCAACGAACGCGTCTACAGTCGTAACGTTAACTCCGCCGCCGGAGAAGGACATGAAGGAGATCAAGCTGGACCCGAAACAGACCACCCTGCTGGCACAGGGCAAGGAGAACATCCCGCTGTTTGGCGAGAAGTCTATATTCGCGGAGAAGGCGATAGCTCCGCCCAGGTCGCCAGAAGTGATCGATCTCGAGTCGGAGAGCGACACGAGTAGGGACAAGATAATCATTCCGAGCTTTAAGAAGCGTAAACTGGAGATCCTTCGCGAGGGTGGTCTCGAAGTCACTGCCGTTGACCTGGACACGCGACCGAGCGTGATACAAAGCAATCCCCCGGCCCCAGCGACGATGAAGTCCGAGGAGAATCCGCCAATATCATATCCACTTCCAGTCACACCGAATTCCATTCCTAAGCTGATTTCTGTCACTGTCACGCCAGACATAGGGCACATGCTGTCGTCGCCGCAGGAGCATCAGCATCCCCATCACCAAGCACGGCTACAGGTACCGAACAAACAACCGCCTGTCCAtcataacaacaacaacaacaccacCATGATGAATAACAACATGGTGAACAGTCGGGTGATAAACCTCGGTACCTCGAACAACGCCGCGTTGCTGCAATTGTACGCGAACGCGAACGTTCCGCCGTATGCACCGTCGACGATACCTCAAGGAAATCATCGTTTCGTACCGCCGACCGTACCCAACGGGAGGATATTCCCGCCCAGGGTTACGCAGTCGAGGTCGATATTCGCGCACAACGAAAAAACGGTTTACGGAGACCCGAAAGACATTCTTATCCCTCCAAAGTATCGTCCGTCGCTGCACCGTTTACAGCAGCCGCAGCAACACATAAGTAATAATAACGACGTAGTAGCGCACGGAGGGGTGCTCGACTTGACGCAGAAGTCGCCCGATAAACCGGTATTCCCGAGGCCGAGCCTAGAAATAGTGAAAGTACCTGTAGTGCCGAGGCCTAATCCGTTGAACCTGGAGATGAGGAACTCGTCCGCGGCTAAAGAGAAACCAACGGATTGTTCGAAACGAAGTACCTTCCCTGGCTACCAGAACGTGCTCGATAGCCGAACCATGGCTTCGAACAACCTCGAGATCACGATCGTCAACCCCGCCAAGCAGAGGAACAATCACTCGGGTGCGCCGTCGCCGGTTCGGGTACCCAGTCCACCTAACAGGAGTAGTACCATGCCCACGCAGAGAAGGCAACACGCGAACGGCAAGtatacgacgacgaggagcgaTCCAGTCTCACCGTACACGCCCAGGAAGCCGACTAGCCACCCTGTCATACCGAACGTACCTAATCTGAATCACTTGAACAGTGGGAACTCGTACCATCGAATGGCCTCgatgcaacaacaacaacagatGAGTATAGACAGGAGAAAAAACGTGGAAGCGAGCTGTAAagagcaacaacagcagcaccaCCATCATCACAACCataaccaccaccaccaccatcatcaGCAGCGTCGGATCAGCGAGGGGGACAAGTCGCTGATGACGCAACAGCAACACCAGCAGCAGGATTCGAGGCAAACCGAGGCTGGCAGACGACACAGCGTTCCAAGTATACCCTCGGGTTTTGTGCCCGCTGTGCCGCAAAGCAATCCAGCCTACCTTCCGCAACTGCCAACGAACACGCCCGGCAAGTTCCTACCGATCCTGGACCCGATGTACTATTCGGCGTTCTACAACGGCTTGTTCCCGCCGCCGATTCCGCCCACGGCCACCACGTCGTTTCTCTCGCCGGAATTCAGCGCGTACTACAAAGAATTACTTGCTTCCTCGCAACCAAGACTGGGGATGGCGGGGCAGCACCAGCCGGCTGCCCCAACGTCGAAGTAG
- the LOC143375803 gene encoding uncharacterized protein LOC143375803 isoform X3, translating into MEKIELLGGACFSHGPYTFYKAVRVGNGRVLRLGSFFLTKLWSDADLVSIGELQLLWMDSRGPNQPLASLRLYFLPENTPDGRRDTHGEDEVLTISEKVVVRVHDLVTWLSPSLEWSWGREVSYPPTPTSSPESSPLRYEIPQPQVLTDPGIDFSDVDKQQKEYENNHNTRRAECGSQTKVVVLSYPRYCRYRALLRRLEGAEPSWLCSSIAAALGGFTATPGTRVLFCRDTFDYPDLETHELLCNHLAPKLKGRPRRKRKKRSASPGESSNESEASVASTSKSVPAISNTVVSNVGRPPSSVVRRSERHTSAEEKKFLTDVQNFMNSRGTPVGKMPLLGYRQIDLFLFYTKVQMLGGYDSVSAGRLWKTIYDDIGGNTGSTSAATITRRHYERLLLPYERYQRGEEAKVRLTPGRRTKTSSVSEEIEDVKQDTNDPYTSETPPPVDTGLTATSPPLQPILSTAPFLTGEKPKSETGKTSSLRSVRVKPERLKSLNTMIANSTPSPSQQASQLPSPPPSSNTSISTPSSTPSTTPTNGTGSQSVLERQLNSPLISQQVPPSCSPPVLPVTTVATNASTVVTLTPPPEKDMKEIKLDPKQTTLLAQGKENIPLFGEKSIFAEKAIAPPRSPEVIDLESESDTSRDKIIIPSFKKRKLEILREGGLEVTAVDLDTRPSVIQSNPPAPATMKSEENPPISYPLPVTPNSIPKLISVTVTPDIGHMLSSPQEHQHPHHQARLQVPNKQPPVHHNNNNNTTMMNNNMVNSRVINLGTSNNAALLQLYANANVPPYAPSTIPQGNHRFVPPTVPNGRIFPPRVTQSRSIFAHNEKTVYGDPKDILIPPKYRPSLHRLQQPQQHISNNNDVVAHGGVLDLTQKSPDKPVFPRPSLEIVKVPVVPRPNPLNLEMRNSSAAKEKPTDCSKRSTFPGYQNVLDSRTMASNNLEITIVNPAKQRNNHSGAPSPVRVPSPPNRSSTMPTQRRQHANGKYTTTRSDPVSPYTPRKPTSHPVIPNVPNLNHLNSGNSYHRMASMQQQQQMSIDRRKNVEASCKEQQQQHHHHHNHNHHHHHHQQRRISEGDKSLMTQQQHQQQDSRQTEAGRRHSVPSIPSGFVPAVPQSNPAYLPQLPTNTPGKFLPILDPMYYSAFYNGLFPPPIPPTATTSFLSPEFSAYYKELLASSQPRLGMAGQHQPAAPTSK; encoded by the exons GACGAGGTGTTGACGATATCGGAGAAGGTGGTAGTCCGCGTGCACGACCTCGTCACATGGTTGTCGCCCTCGTTGGAATGGTCATGGGGTCGAGAGGTGTCCTACCCACCCACCCCCACGTCATCCCCCGAGAGCAGCCCGTTGAGATACGAGATACCTCAGCCTCAGGTGCTCACCGACCCCGGCATCGACTTCTCGGACGTCGATAAGCAGCAGAAGGAGTACGAGAACAACCACAACACGAGGAGAGCAGAGTGCGGCTCGCAGACGAAGGTGGTGGTGCTCTCGTACCCCAGGTACTGTCGATATCGGGCGCTTCTGCGTAGGCTCGAGGGCGCCGAACCATCCTGGCTCTGCTCGTCCATAGCAGCGGCGCTCGGTGGATTCACAGCCACGCCGGGCACCAGGGTACTCTTCTGCAGGGACACCTTCGATTACCCGGACCTCGAGACTCACGAGCTGCTTTGCAACCACCTAG CGCCAAAATTAAAGGGACGACCGAGGAGGAAGCGCAAAAAGCGCAGCGCGTCGCCTGGGGAATCGAGCAACGAGAGCGAGGCTTCGGTCGCGTCCACGTCGAAGAGTGTACCTGCGATTTCGAACACGGTGGTGTCGAACGTCGGCAGGCCACCCTCGTCGGTGGTGCGACGCAGCGAGCGGCACACCAGCGCGGAGGAAAAGAAGTTCCTCACGGACGTGCAGAATTTCATGAACTCGCGGGGTACGCCTGTCGGAAAGATGCCACTGCTGGGCTACAGGCAGA TTGATCTCTTCCTGTTTTATACGAAAGTGCAAATGCTGGGTGGTTACGACTCGGTCAGCGCTGGTCGCCTTTGGAAGACCATTTACGACGACATCGGGGGTAATACAGGGTCTACCAGTGCTGCGACCATCACTCGTCGACATTACGAAAG GTTGCTATTGCCCTACGAGAGGTATCAGAGGGGCGAAGAAGCGAAAGTGAGACTGACACCTGGTAGACGTACTAAGACTAGTAGTGTATCCGAGGAGATTGAAGACGTTAAGCAAGATACCAATGATCCGTACACATCGGAAACACCTCCACCTGTAGACACAGGTCTTACCGCCACCAGCCCTCCCCTTCAACCAATTCTATCGACAGCA CCGTTCCTCACGGGAGAGAAACCGAAATCGGAGACCGGCAAAACGTCGTCGCTGCGTAGCGTGCGAGTGAAGCCGGAACGATTGAAGTCCTTAAACACTATGATTGCCAATAGTACGCCATCACCCAGCCAGCAAGCCAGCCAACTGCCAAGTCCGCCACCTTCCTCTAACACGTCGATTTCGACGCCGAGTAGTACACCCTCCACGACACCCACGAACGGTACCGGAAGTCAGAGCGTCCTAGAGAGGCAGCTAAATAGTCCTCTAATATCGCAGCAAGTGCCACCGTCGTGTTCGCCGCCGGTCCTGCCGGTCACCACAGTAGCAACGAACGCGTCTACAGTCGTAACGTTAACTCCGCCGCCGGAGAAGGACATGAAGGAGATCAAGCTGGACCCGAAACAGACCACCCTGCTGGCACAGGGCAAGGAGAACATCCCGCTGTTTGGCGAGAAGTCTATATTCGCGGAGAAGGCGATAGCTCCGCCCAGGTCGCCAGAAGTGATCGATCTCGAGTCGGAGAGCGACACGAGTAGGGACAAGATAATCATTCCGAGCTTTAAGAAGCGTAAACTGGAGATCCTTCGCGAGGGTGGTCTCGAAGTCACTGCCGTTGACCTGGACACGCGACCGAGCGTGATACAAAGCAATCCCCCGGCCCCAGCGACGATGAAGTCCGAGGAGAATCCGCCAATATCATATCCACTTCCAGTCACACCGAATTCCATTCCTAAGCTGATTTCTGTCACTGTCACGCCAGACATAGGGCACATGCTGTCGTCGCCGCAGGAGCATCAGCATCCCCATCACCAAGCACGGCTACAGGTACCGAACAAACAACCGCCTGTCCAtcataacaacaacaacaacaccacCATGATGAATAACAACATGGTGAACAGTCGGGTGATAAACCTCGGTACCTCGAACAACGCCGCGTTGCTGCAATTGTACGCGAACGCGAACGTTCCGCCGTATGCACCGTCGACGATACCTCAAGGAAATCATCGTTTCGTACCGCCGACCGTACCCAACGGGAGGATATTCCCGCCCAGGGTTACGCAGTCGAGGTCGATATTCGCGCACAACGAAAAAACGGTTTACGGAGACCCGAAAGACATTCTTATCCCTCCAAAGTATCGTCCGTCGCTGCACCGTTTACAGCAGCCGCAGCAACACATAAGTAATAATAACGACGTAGTAGCGCACGGAGGGGTGCTCGACTTGACGCAGAAGTCGCCCGATAAACCGGTATTCCCGAGGCCGAGCCTAGAAATAGTGAAAGTACCTGTAGTGCCGAGGCCTAATCCGTTGAACCTGGAGATGAGGAACTCGTCCGCGGCTAAAGAGAAACCAACGGATTGTTCGAAACGAAGTACCTTCCCTGGCTACCAGAACGTGCTCGATAGCCGAACCATGGCTTCGAACAACCTCGAGATCACGATCGTCAACCCCGCCAAGCAGAGGAACAATCACTCGGGTGCGCCGTCGCCGGTTCGGGTACCCAGTCCACCTAACAGGAGTAGTACCATGCCCACGCAGAGAAGGCAACACGCGAACGGCAAGtatacgacgacgaggagcgaTCCAGTCTCACCGTACACGCCCAGGAAGCCGACTAGCCACCCTGTCATACCGAACGTACCTAATCTGAATCACTTGAACAGTGGGAACTCGTACCATCGAATGGCCTCgatgcaacaacaacaacagatGAGTATAGACAGGAGAAAAAACGTGGAAGCGAGCTGTAAagagcaacaacagcagcaccaCCATCATCACAACCataaccaccaccaccaccatcatcaGCAGCGTCGGATCAGCGAGGGGGACAAGTCGCTGATGACGCAACAGCAACACCAGCAGCAGGATTCGAGGCAAACCGAGGCTGGCAGACGACACAGCGTTCCAAGTATACCCTCGGGTTTTGTGCCCGCTGTGCCGCAAAGCAATCCAGCCTACCTTCCGCAACTGCCAACGAACACGCCCGGCAAGTTCCTACCGATCCTGGACCCGATGTACTATTCGGCGTTCTACAACGGCTTGTTCCCGCCGCCGATTCCGCCCACGGCCACCACGTCGTTTCTCTCGCCGGAATTCAGCGCGTACTACAAAGAATTACTTGCTTCCTCGCAACCAAGACTGGGGATGGCGGGGCAGCACCAGCCGGCTGCCCCAACGTCGAAGTAG
- the LOC143375803 gene encoding uncharacterized protein LOC143375803 isoform X2, whose amino-acid sequence MPREEIFGRGGTRARTREPRGEGEGALTPMLLGGACFSHGPYTFYKAVRVGNGRVLRLGSFFLTKLWSDADLVSIGELQLLWMDSRGPNQPLASLRLYFLPENTPDGRRDTHGEDEVLTISEKVVVRVHDLVTWLSPSLEWSWGREVSYPPTPTSSPESSPLRYEIPQPQVLTDPGIDFSDVDKQQKEYENNHNTRRAECGSQTKVVVLSYPRYCRYRALLRRLEGAEPSWLCSSIAAALGGFTATPGTRVLFCRDTFDYPDLETHELLCNHLAPKLKGRPRRKRKKRSASPGESSNESEASVASTSKSVPAISNTVVSNVGRPPSSVVRRSERHTSAEEKKFLTDVQNFMNSRVDLFLFYTKVQMLGGYDSVSAGRLWKTIYDDIGGNTGSTSAATITRRHYERLLLPYERYQRGEEAKVRLTPGRRTKTSSVSEEIEDVKQDTNDPYTSETPPPVDTGLTATSPPLQPILSTAPFLTGEKPKSETGKTSSLRSVRVKPERLKSLNTMIANSTPSPSQQASQLPSPPPSSNTSISTPSSTPSTTPTNGTGSQSVLERQLNSPLISQQVPPSCSPPVLPVTTVATNASTVVTLTPPPEKDMKEIKLDPKQTTLLAQGKENIPLFGEKSIFAEKAIAPPRSPEVIDLESESDTSRDKIIIPSFKKRKLEILREGGLEVTAVDLDTRPSVIQSNPPAPATMKSEENPPISYPLPVTPNSIPKLISVTVTPDIGHMLSSPQEHQHPHHQARLQVPNKQPPVHHNNNNNTTMMNNNMVNSRVINLGTSNNAALLQLYANANVPPYAPSTIPQGNHRFVPPTVPNGRIFPPRVTQSRSIFAHNEKTVYGDPKDILIPPKYRPSLHRLQQPQQHISNNNDVVAHGGVLDLTQKSPDKPVFPRPSLEIVKVPVVPRPNPLNLEMRNSSAAKEKPTDCSKRSTFPGYQNVLDSRTMASNNLEITIVNPAKQRNNHSGAPSPVRVPSPPNRSSTMPTQRRQHANGKYTTTRSDPVSPYTPRKPTSHPVIPNVPNLNHLNSGNSYHRMASMQQQQQMSIDRRKNVEASCKEQQQQHHHHHNHNHHHHHHQQRRISEGDKSLMTQQQHQQQDSRQTEAGRRHSVPSIPSGFVPAVPQSNPAYLPQLPTNTPGKFLPILDPMYYSAFYNGLFPPPIPPTATTSFLSPEFSAYYKELLASSQPRLGMAGQHQPAAPTSK is encoded by the exons GACGAGGTGTTGACGATATCGGAGAAGGTGGTAGTCCGCGTGCACGACCTCGTCACATGGTTGTCGCCCTCGTTGGAATGGTCATGGGGTCGAGAGGTGTCCTACCCACCCACCCCCACGTCATCCCCCGAGAGCAGCCCGTTGAGATACGAGATACCTCAGCCTCAGGTGCTCACCGACCCCGGCATCGACTTCTCGGACGTCGATAAGCAGCAGAAGGAGTACGAGAACAACCACAACACGAGGAGAGCAGAGTGCGGCTCGCAGACGAAGGTGGTGGTGCTCTCGTACCCCAGGTACTGTCGATATCGGGCGCTTCTGCGTAGGCTCGAGGGCGCCGAACCATCCTGGCTCTGCTCGTCCATAGCAGCGGCGCTCGGTGGATTCACAGCCACGCCGGGCACCAGGGTACTCTTCTGCAGGGACACCTTCGATTACCCGGACCTCGAGACTCACGAGCTGCTTTGCAACCACCTAG CGCCAAAATTAAAGGGACGACCGAGGAGGAAGCGCAAAAAGCGCAGCGCGTCGCCTGGGGAATCGAGCAACGAGAGCGAGGCTTCGGTCGCGTCCACGTCGAAGAGTGTACCTGCGATTTCGAACACGGTGGTGTCGAACGTCGGCAGGCCACCCTCGTCGGTGGTGCGACGCAGCGAGCGGCACACCAGCGCGGAGGAAAAGAAGTTCCTCACGGACGTGCAGAATTTCATGAACTCGCGGG TTGATCTCTTCCTGTTTTATACGAAAGTGCAAATGCTGGGTGGTTACGACTCGGTCAGCGCTGGTCGCCTTTGGAAGACCATTTACGACGACATCGGGGGTAATACAGGGTCTACCAGTGCTGCGACCATCACTCGTCGACATTACGAAAG GTTGCTATTGCCCTACGAGAGGTATCAGAGGGGCGAAGAAGCGAAAGTGAGACTGACACCTGGTAGACGTACTAAGACTAGTAGTGTATCCGAGGAGATTGAAGACGTTAAGCAAGATACCAATGATCCGTACACATCGGAAACACCTCCACCTGTAGACACAGGTCTTACCGCCACCAGCCCTCCCCTTCAACCAATTCTATCGACAGCA CCGTTCCTCACGGGAGAGAAACCGAAATCGGAGACCGGCAAAACGTCGTCGCTGCGTAGCGTGCGAGTGAAGCCGGAACGATTGAAGTCCTTAAACACTATGATTGCCAATAGTACGCCATCACCCAGCCAGCAAGCCAGCCAACTGCCAAGTCCGCCACCTTCCTCTAACACGTCGATTTCGACGCCGAGTAGTACACCCTCCACGACACCCACGAACGGTACCGGAAGTCAGAGCGTCCTAGAGAGGCAGCTAAATAGTCCTCTAATATCGCAGCAAGTGCCACCGTCGTGTTCGCCGCCGGTCCTGCCGGTCACCACAGTAGCAACGAACGCGTCTACAGTCGTAACGTTAACTCCGCCGCCGGAGAAGGACATGAAGGAGATCAAGCTGGACCCGAAACAGACCACCCTGCTGGCACAGGGCAAGGAGAACATCCCGCTGTTTGGCGAGAAGTCTATATTCGCGGAGAAGGCGATAGCTCCGCCCAGGTCGCCAGAAGTGATCGATCTCGAGTCGGAGAGCGACACGAGTAGGGACAAGATAATCATTCCGAGCTTTAAGAAGCGTAAACTGGAGATCCTTCGCGAGGGTGGTCTCGAAGTCACTGCCGTTGACCTGGACACGCGACCGAGCGTGATACAAAGCAATCCCCCGGCCCCAGCGACGATGAAGTCCGAGGAGAATCCGCCAATATCATATCCACTTCCAGTCACACCGAATTCCATTCCTAAGCTGATTTCTGTCACTGTCACGCCAGACATAGGGCACATGCTGTCGTCGCCGCAGGAGCATCAGCATCCCCATCACCAAGCACGGCTACAGGTACCGAACAAACAACCGCCTGTCCAtcataacaacaacaacaacaccacCATGATGAATAACAACATGGTGAACAGTCGGGTGATAAACCTCGGTACCTCGAACAACGCCGCGTTGCTGCAATTGTACGCGAACGCGAACGTTCCGCCGTATGCACCGTCGACGATACCTCAAGGAAATCATCGTTTCGTACCGCCGACCGTACCCAACGGGAGGATATTCCCGCCCAGGGTTACGCAGTCGAGGTCGATATTCGCGCACAACGAAAAAACGGTTTACGGAGACCCGAAAGACATTCTTATCCCTCCAAAGTATCGTCCGTCGCTGCACCGTTTACAGCAGCCGCAGCAACACATAAGTAATAATAACGACGTAGTAGCGCACGGAGGGGTGCTCGACTTGACGCAGAAGTCGCCCGATAAACCGGTATTCCCGAGGCCGAGCCTAGAAATAGTGAAAGTACCTGTAGTGCCGAGGCCTAATCCGTTGAACCTGGAGATGAGGAACTCGTCCGCGGCTAAAGAGAAACCAACGGATTGTTCGAAACGAAGTACCTTCCCTGGCTACCAGAACGTGCTCGATAGCCGAACCATGGCTTCGAACAACCTCGAGATCACGATCGTCAACCCCGCCAAGCAGAGGAACAATCACTCGGGTGCGCCGTCGCCGGTTCGGGTACCCAGTCCACCTAACAGGAGTAGTACCATGCCCACGCAGAGAAGGCAACACGCGAACGGCAAGtatacgacgacgaggagcgaTCCAGTCTCACCGTACACGCCCAGGAAGCCGACTAGCCACCCTGTCATACCGAACGTACCTAATCTGAATCACTTGAACAGTGGGAACTCGTACCATCGAATGGCCTCgatgcaacaacaacaacagatGAGTATAGACAGGAGAAAAAACGTGGAAGCGAGCTGTAAagagcaacaacagcagcaccaCCATCATCACAACCataaccaccaccaccaccatcatcaGCAGCGTCGGATCAGCGAGGGGGACAAGTCGCTGATGACGCAACAGCAACACCAGCAGCAGGATTCGAGGCAAACCGAGGCTGGCAGACGACACAGCGTTCCAAGTATACCCTCGGGTTTTGTGCCCGCTGTGCCGCAAAGCAATCCAGCCTACCTTCCGCAACTGCCAACGAACACGCCCGGCAAGTTCCTACCGATCCTGGACCCGATGTACTATTCGGCGTTCTACAACGGCTTGTTCCCGCCGCCGATTCCGCCCACGGCCACCACGTCGTTTCTCTCGCCGGAATTCAGCGCGTACTACAAAGAATTACTTGCTTCCTCGCAACCAAGACTGGGGATGGCGGGGCAGCACCAGCCGGCTGCCCCAACGTCGAAGTAG